A genomic stretch from Arachis stenosperma cultivar V10309 chromosome 3, arast.V10309.gnm1.PFL2, whole genome shotgun sequence includes:
- the LOC130969761 gene encoding BTB/POZ domain-containing protein At1g63850, translating to MAATTTTTTSAAATTTSLLKLQNQPIKPKRRKCRETTISTSAQAQAQAQAQDTPSPSPSSDYRIRFSPGRCSPIMDFIQASPTGSNGHSDPFPSSFTKFNSALTAGLLNPMSPPPDKTRSSPTLFEMMASEPDTASHHRPHSQSQIQPPKAHVPVLDRQTLMMQRISELLGSRSPGNQFNDAVSSDIKLTLTSKDGFSVSMNVHRQILVAHSRFFAVKLSDRWTKQNPRPTTPYLVEIADCDDVEVYIETLSLMYCNDIRKRLMKEDVSKVLGILKVSAAIGFDAGVLSSLEYLEAAPWAEDEEEKVASLLSELRLESVGAGDVLKRVSTEVANGNEEGGDNEEVLLKLIRVVLEGKDEKARREMKGLVSKMLRENSSQNDLRKESLYLACDDCMQLLHHHFLKAAASDLKDVGQIARQADNLHWLLDILIDRQIAEDFLKTWASQSELSEAHSKVPSVHRFEVSRVTARLFVGIGKGQLLASKDVRCLLLKTWLVPFYDDFGWMRRASKGLDRNLIEDGLSNTILTLPLSWQQDILLAWFDRFLNSGEDCPNIQRGFEVWWRRAFWKRNGEQEQTRQLRITATTVDNP from the exons ATGGCAgcgacaacaacaacaacaacaagtgcagcagcaacaacaacatcTCTCCTCAAATTACAAAACCAACCCATCAAACCCAAACGTCGCAAGTGCCGAGAAACCACCATCTCCACCTCTGCCCAGGCCCAGGCCCAGGCCCAGGCCCAGGACACTCCCTCTCCCAGTCCATCCTCCGACTACAGGATTCGGTTCTCGCCGGGGCGGTGCTCCCCAATCATGGACTTCATCCAGGCATCCCCAACGGGCAGCAACGGGCACTCGGACCCCTTCCCTTCCAGCTTCACGAAATTCAACTCCGCACTGACGGCGGGCCTCCTGAACCCAATGTCCCCTCCGCCCGACAAGACCCGATCCAGCCCCACACTCTTCGAGATGATGGCCAGCGAGCCCGACACTGCGAGCCACCACAGGCCTCACTCTCAGTCTCAGATCCAACCCCCTAAAGCCCATGTTCCCGTTCTCGACAGGCAAACCCTAATGATGCAGCGGATTTCGGAGCTCTTGGGGTCTCGCAGCCCCGGCAACCAGTTCAACGACGCCGTTTCCAGTGACATCAAGCTCACTCTCACCTCCAAGGATGGCTTTAGTGTCTCCATGAACGTTCATCGCCAAATTCTTGTTGCCCACAGCAGGTTCTTCGCCGTCAAGCTCTCTGACAGGTGGACCAAGCAGAACCCTAGGCCAACTACGCCCTACTTGGTCGAGATCGCTGACTGCGACGACGTTGAGGTTTACATTGAGACCTTGAGCCTTATGTACTGCAATGATATCAGGAAGAGGCTCATGAAGGAGGATGTCTCCAAGGTTTTGGGTATCTTGAAG GTTTCGGCTGCAATTGGATTTGATGCTGGGGTTTTGTCTTCTTTGGAGTATTTGGAAGCGGCACCGTGGGCAGAGGATGAAGAGGAGAAGGTTGCCTCCCTCTTGTCTGAGCTTCGTCTTGAATCTGTTGGAGCCGGGGATGTTTTGAAGAGGGTTTCGACTGAAGTGGCAAATGGCAATGAAGAGGGGGGTGATAACGAGGAAGTTCTTCTGAAGCTTATTCGTGTGGTTCTTGAAGGCAAAGATGAGAAGGCCAGGCGTGAAATGAAAGGCCTGGTGTCAAAGATGCTTCGTGAGAATTCGTCCCAGAATGACCTACGGAAAGAGTCATTGTACTTGGCATGTGATGATTGTATGCAATTACTTCATCACCACTTTTTGAAGGCTGCAGCTTCAGACCTGAAGGATGTGGGTCAAATCGCAAGACAGGCTGATAATTTGCATTggcttttggatattttaatTGATAGACAGATTGCTGAGGATTTCCTGAAGACATGGGCTTCTCAGTCAGAATTATCTGAAGCACATTCTAAAGTTCCATCAGTTCACAGGTTTGAGGTTAGCAGAGTCACCGCTAGGTTGTTTGTTGGGATCGGGAAGGGGCAATTATTGGCTTCTAAAGATGTCAGGTGTTTACTTCTGAAAACATGGCTGGTGCCCTTTTATGACGACTTTGGTTGGATGAGGAGGGCATCCAAAGGCCTTGACAGGAACCTAATCGAGGATGGTCTTAGTAACACAATTCTCACTCTGCCACTGTCCTGGCAGCAGGATATTTTGCTTGCTTGGTTTGACCGCTTCTTGAATTCTGGAGAAGATTGCCCAAATATTCAAAGAGGATTTGAAGTTTGGTGGAGAAGAGCTTTCTGGAAGCGGAATGGAGAGCAAGAACAGACAAGACAATTACGAATTACAGCTACAACAGTTGATAATCCTTGA